A single window of Thalassoroseus pseudoceratinae DNA harbors:
- a CDS encoding riboflavin synthase — translation MFTGLVEGCGRVQRIQNESAGIRLGIDMSGTPLGEACVNSDHPDGTDLGASIALNGCCLTVVAREGMVLDFQAGSETLSKTNLGRLAVGDRVNVERSLAVGGRLGGHFVQGHVDGQGTVTAIETEPGSDGQEWVFMTFQIPSALARLMVSKGSVAVDGVSLTVVDPTAESFRVALIPHTLDATTLGTRAVGDAVNIEADMLGKYVAKLLATPTVEDQ, via the coding sequence ATGTTTACGGGATTGGTGGAAGGTTGTGGTCGGGTTCAGCGGATTCAAAACGAATCGGCCGGGATCCGTCTGGGTATTGACATGTCTGGCACACCGCTGGGTGAAGCGTGCGTCAATTCCGATCACCCCGACGGAACCGATCTGGGAGCCAGCATCGCTCTCAATGGATGCTGCCTGACGGTGGTGGCTCGCGAAGGCATGGTCCTCGATTTTCAAGCGGGGTCCGAGACGCTATCGAAAACCAACTTAGGGCGATTGGCCGTTGGTGATCGGGTGAATGTGGAACGTTCATTGGCAGTTGGCGGACGGTTGGGCGGTCACTTCGTGCAAGGGCACGTCGATGGCCAAGGCACCGTGACGGCAATCGAAACGGAACCCGGCAGCGACGGCCAAGAGTGGGTCTTCATGACCTTTCAAATTCCGTCGGCGTTGGCCCGTTTGATGGTCTCCAAAGGCTCGGTCGCTGTGGATGGCGTGAGCTTGACCGTAGTCGATCCGACGGCGGAGTCGTTCCGTGTCGCGTTGATTCCTCACACACTCGACGCGACCACACTGGGCACGCGAGCGGTGGGTGACGCTGTGAACATCGAAGCCGACATGCTCGGCAAATACGTCGCGAAATTGTTGGCAACGCCGACCGTGGAGGATCAATGA
- a CDS encoding leucine-rich repeat domain-containing protein: protein MIQLVLTFTALAPPMFEGLRHDFIAEALEEQHCSVSMSHMERVPVGPRPAAGSPFGTPTKLQSTLPFWIESTWLRFKYRRIESVSVRCDSEEQVAKTVALLKKLPTVPSLTIRSTPFELGDLEEVMMSCRVGKLGITSMPLPRTAISALSQPSLTWLCVMRTHFSSAGIDELPLSLEYFDATRTRINDDALPKFVKFTNLKRLKLRRTPTSRQAVETLRRQMPWCEIDWQPLQNP, encoded by the coding sequence ATGATTCAGCTTGTTCTCACGTTCACCGCGTTGGCTCCTCCAATGTTCGAGGGGCTGCGACACGACTTCATCGCCGAAGCTTTGGAAGAACAGCATTGCAGCGTCAGCATGTCGCACATGGAACGGGTCCCGGTCGGACCACGTCCCGCCGCTGGTTCACCGTTTGGCACGCCGACGAAACTTCAATCCACATTACCGTTTTGGATTGAAAGCACATGGCTGCGGTTCAAATATCGCCGGATCGAATCCGTGAGCGTTCGTTGTGACTCGGAAGAGCAAGTGGCAAAGACAGTCGCATTGCTGAAGAAACTTCCGACTGTCCCAAGTCTGACAATTCGTTCAACGCCGTTTGAACTCGGCGACCTCGAAGAAGTGATGATGAGTTGCCGAGTCGGGAAGTTGGGCATCACGAGCATGCCATTGCCACGCACGGCGATTTCGGCGTTGTCGCAACCGAGCCTGACGTGGCTCTGCGTGATGCGGACGCACTTTTCGAGTGCCGGCATTGACGAATTACCGTTGTCGCTGGAATACTTCGATGCCACACGCACCCGAATCAACGACGATGCGTTACCCAAGTTTGTGAAATTCACGAATTTGAAACGGCTAAAACTCCGCCGCACACCGACAAGTCGTCAGGCGGTTGAAACGCTCCGCCGTCAAATGCCGTGGTGTGAAATCGACTGGCAACCACTCCAGAACCCATAG
- a CDS encoding NUDIX domain-containing protein, with product MDTPNARLRIGIAIVERAERFVIGVRSLHGSQPGKSEFPGGKCDPGESPVDCVVRECEEETGLTVHPFEEISIVTTERLELHFWRCRVGDEFAQTEPPLTSPFRWVPRHELAELDFPDANASIVRRLVFGSRIEPDSP from the coding sequence ATGGACACGCCTAACGCACGTCTACGAATTGGAATTGCCATCGTCGAGCGTGCGGAACGGTTCGTCATCGGCGTGCGGAGTCTGCACGGATCGCAACCCGGCAAATCCGAATTTCCCGGCGGAAAATGCGATCCGGGGGAATCGCCGGTCGATTGTGTCGTTCGAGAATGCGAGGAAGAAACCGGTTTAACGGTGCACCCCTTCGAGGAAATCTCCATCGTCACAACCGAGCGGTTGGAACTTCACTTCTGGCGTTGTCGTGTTGGCGACGAGTTCGCACAAACCGAACCACCGCTGACATCTCCATTCCGCTGGGTTCCGCGACACGAATTGGCCGAACTCGATTTTCCGGATGCGAATGCGTCGATCGTGCGTCGATTGGTATTTGGATCGCGAATCGAACCTGACAGTCCGTAA
- a CDS encoding ATP dependent DNA ligase gives MSAPTSEQTKLTTCPQCQETTEWGAASWCPECGYYPAFATVPKSAAPVLKDFDDEDDEDVEERPWEEPEPGPIWQLVPGWLILLVIGMIAMLGVSIAGRALTASDEGSMRLLWTLTQLFAGVAVAGLAHTASYMHAIQKNDKLSPMDFLLKPGEVWKPTLANLPATGNRLCLWAWGVTAIFGALIIVGGIRWSAMFEDWGFEKSAQKNLVQAVVQKARQEQAEKAAQNGSLEEAMNDFVGEEEENKEPKPPAIETDCVVVGYRANQKGDVMMLLLAAAPRGRLQYLGTLNVTDLPQETSETLNERIRRTEHRATPFVSPMPISGNWLQPTLLVRVGHDDWTKNFRMIRPVFLELLRETKL, from the coding sequence ATGTCCGCACCCACGTCCGAACAGACGAAACTCACAACCTGCCCCCAATGCCAAGAAACCACCGAATGGGGGGCAGCATCCTGGTGTCCGGAATGCGGCTACTATCCAGCATTCGCCACCGTCCCGAAGTCAGCGGCACCGGTGCTCAAGGATTTCGACGACGAAGACGACGAGGACGTCGAAGAACGCCCGTGGGAAGAACCCGAACCCGGTCCGATTTGGCAACTGGTTCCCGGTTGGTTGATTCTGCTGGTCATCGGCATGATTGCGATGTTGGGGGTGAGCATCGCGGGGCGAGCACTCACTGCGTCCGATGAAGGTTCGATGCGATTGCTCTGGACTCTCACGCAACTCTTTGCAGGCGTTGCGGTTGCGGGTTTGGCTCACACCGCATCTTACATGCACGCGATCCAAAAGAACGACAAACTTTCACCGATGGACTTCCTGCTCAAACCCGGTGAAGTATGGAAGCCGACGTTGGCCAATCTTCCGGCAACCGGCAACCGGTTGTGTTTGTGGGCGTGGGGTGTTACTGCGATCTTTGGTGCGTTGATCATCGTCGGGGGAATTCGTTGGAGTGCCATGTTCGAGGACTGGGGCTTCGAAAAATCTGCTCAGAAGAATCTTGTGCAAGCGGTGGTTCAGAAGGCACGTCAGGAACAAGCCGAGAAAGCCGCCCAGAATGGTTCACTCGAAGAGGCGATGAACGACTTCGTCGGCGAGGAAGAAGAGAACAAAGAACCGAAACCGCCAGCCATCGAGACCGATTGCGTCGTCGTGGGGTATCGAGCCAACCAGAAGGGCGATGTGATGATGCTGCTACTCGCGGCGGCTCCACGAGGACGGTTGCAATATCTTGGCACTCTCAACGTGACCGATTTACCGCAGGAAACCAGCGAAACTCTCAATGAACGGATTCGGCGTACCGAACACCGTGCGACACCGTTCGTCAGTCCCATGCCGATTAGCGGGAACTGGCTTCAACCGACGCTGCTGGTGCGAGTCGGGCATGATGACTGGACCAAGAACTTCCGCATGATCCGTCCGGTGTTCTTGGAATTGCTCCGCGAAACAAAACTGTAA
- a CDS encoding 3-keto-disaccharide hydrolase: protein MLNLRRSIWPSVFGGLFLCLSCAVLPAADGVWTNPEGSDLPADFQVQGEYRGKSVGAQVIALGDGHFQAVIYDGGLPGAGWDGKTRALFAGEMKDGSPEFSKADGNRKYLAANPKQFSASAQFPPEGHDQFESLKVDGKKLVVTDADGKSHALEKMIRQSKSMGMKPPKGAVVLFSGIPENMNQWNGGRYDPETNLLNTDGRDILTSDKFDDYTMHLEFLLPYKPKGRGQGRGNSGFYQVDHYEVQILDSFGLEGKNNECGGVYTIKEPDVNMCLPPLVWQTYDVEFTNARTNEDGDVTEPARLTVKHNGVTIHDDIELNKKTGGSRRAPMGTPGPIKLQGHGNPLQFRNVWILPKNKK, encoded by the coding sequence ATGCTCAACTTGCGTCGTTCGATTTGGCCGTCTGTTTTCGGAGGCCTGTTCTTATGTCTGTCTTGTGCGGTACTACCGGCAGCCGACGGTGTTTGGACCAATCCCGAAGGTTCGGATCTTCCCGCTGACTTCCAAGTTCAGGGCGAATACCGCGGCAAATCCGTCGGTGCCCAGGTGATTGCTCTCGGTGATGGCCACTTCCAAGCCGTTATCTATGACGGTGGCCTACCAGGCGCCGGTTGGGACGGCAAAACCCGAGCGTTGTTCGCCGGCGAAATGAAAGACGGCAGTCCCGAATTTTCCAAGGCGGATGGCAATCGGAAGTATCTGGCTGCGAATCCCAAGCAGTTTTCGGCGTCGGCCCAATTCCCGCCGGAAGGGCACGACCAGTTCGAGTCTCTGAAAGTTGACGGCAAGAAGCTTGTCGTGACTGACGCCGATGGCAAATCCCATGCCCTCGAGAAAATGATCCGACAAAGCAAGTCGATGGGCATGAAGCCGCCGAAGGGTGCGGTTGTCTTGTTCAGCGGCATTCCGGAAAACATGAACCAATGGAACGGTGGACGATACGACCCCGAGACCAATCTCCTGAACACCGATGGTCGAGATATCCTCACCAGCGACAAATTCGACGACTACACCATGCACCTCGAATTCTTGCTACCGTACAAACCGAAAGGACGTGGGCAAGGGCGAGGCAACAGTGGGTTTTATCAAGTCGATCACTACGAAGTGCAAATCCTCGACAGCTTCGGCTTGGAAGGCAAAAACAACGAGTGCGGCGGCGTGTACACCATCAAAGAACCCGATGTCAACATGTGCCTCCCACCGTTGGTCTGGCAAACCTATGACGTGGAATTTACCAACGCTCGCACGAATGAAGACGGCGACGTCACCGAACCTGCCCGTTTGACGGTCAAGCACAACGGCGTGACGATTCATGACGACATCGAACTCAATAAGAAGACCGGCGGTTCCCGAAGAGCACCGATGGGCACACCTGGCCCGATCAAACTCCAAGGTCACGGCAATCCATTGCAGTTCCGCAATGTCTGGATTCTGCCGAAGAATAAGAAGTAA
- a CDS encoding preprotein translocase subunit SecA — MRLLNRSGVRSPSRRLRRVAKTVLESSAEWESLTDAELTERSLALRYDTQCGEPLKTLVTRAAGLVREAARRRLGMAHFEVQLLGGLAMVDGAIVEMETGEGKTLTATLPLYLHALSGEGVHLATANDYLASRDADIMRPVFELLGMTVGVITAQMPPATRRESYACDITYGTANEFGFDFLKDRLQTLDPIAKRSRLLDAGEHRFGAEFQDPLQRRLHTLILDEADSILIDDARTPLILSALPTADRAAKAAAFRWAAEFAPQFTETEDFERDPKTKAVRLTSDGRHRVRSVVKPPGLESVSQIDLYEHVERAIRVLLDHHRDRQYVVRDGEVVIVDESTGRFAEGRRWRDGIHQAVEAKEQLNLSFPTRHAAQITIQDLMLQYQHIGGMTGTASVSAGEFQSVYRLPVVQIPTNRPCQRQVLPDVVTRNDDEKWTAIVQEVSEMHERGRPVLIGTRSIAKSEELAKLLRTAGIEPEVLHAKQLDREAEIVSAAGGRGRVTVATNMAGRGTDIQLGPDVAELGGLHVIGTELHDSARIDRQLAGRCARQGDPGSFRQFMAITDEILVEAYRESAPQVVAELQSEKDLTRARRVLRDCQRRVESRHVGDRKRLLHAIRERGKLYERMGFDPFLDTPD; from the coding sequence ATGCGGTTGTTGAATCGATCCGGTGTCCGGTCTCCATCGCGGCGATTGCGTCGCGTAGCGAAGACCGTGTTGGAGTCTTCCGCAGAATGGGAATCGCTCACCGATGCCGAGTTGACGGAACGCAGTCTGGCGTTGCGATACGATACGCAGTGCGGCGAACCGCTGAAAACCTTGGTGACGCGGGCTGCGGGGCTTGTGCGTGAGGCGGCTCGTCGACGATTGGGCATGGCCCATTTCGAGGTGCAATTGCTCGGCGGATTGGCGATGGTCGATGGAGCCATCGTCGAAATGGAAACCGGCGAAGGAAAAACCCTGACCGCAACGCTGCCGTTGTATCTGCACGCGCTCTCCGGCGAAGGCGTGCATCTGGCAACGGCCAACGATTACCTTGCCTCTCGCGATGCGGACATCATGCGACCGGTGTTTGAGCTGCTCGGAATGACGGTCGGTGTGATCACCGCTCAGATGCCGCCCGCAACACGCCGGGAAAGTTATGCCTGCGATATCACTTACGGCACCGCAAATGAGTTCGGTTTCGATTTCCTCAAAGATCGACTGCAAACACTCGATCCGATCGCGAAGAGAAGTCGTCTGCTCGACGCCGGAGAACACAGATTCGGTGCGGAATTCCAAGACCCGTTGCAACGTCGATTGCACACGCTGATTCTGGATGAAGCCGACAGCATCCTCATTGATGATGCTCGCACGCCTTTGATTCTAAGTGCATTGCCAACTGCAGATCGGGCGGCGAAAGCGGCGGCGTTCCGTTGGGCAGCCGAATTCGCCCCGCAATTCACCGAGACCGAGGACTTCGAACGCGATCCCAAAACGAAAGCCGTGCGACTCACTTCCGACGGACGCCACCGTGTGCGGTCGGTCGTCAAACCGCCGGGGTTGGAGAGCGTGAGTCAAATCGACCTTTACGAACACGTGGAACGTGCCATCCGCGTGCTTTTGGACCATCACCGCGATCGGCAATACGTCGTGCGGGATGGGGAAGTGGTCATCGTGGACGAATCGACGGGACGGTTCGCCGAAGGTCGCCGTTGGCGGGATGGAATTCATCAAGCCGTCGAGGCGAAAGAGCAACTCAATCTGTCGTTCCCCACACGACATGCCGCCCAGATCACGATTCAAGACCTGATGCTGCAATATCAGCACATCGGTGGAATGACGGGAACGGCGAGTGTCTCCGCGGGCGAATTCCAATCCGTTTACCGCTTGCCTGTGGTGCAGATTCCAACGAACCGCCCTTGCCAACGCCAAGTTCTGCCGGATGTGGTGACTCGAAACGATGACGAAAAATGGACTGCGATCGTGCAGGAAGTTTCCGAGATGCACGAGCGGGGGCGTCCCGTATTGATCGGCACACGCTCGATTGCAAAGTCCGAGGAATTGGCAAAGCTCCTGCGAACCGCTGGTATCGAACCGGAAGTTCTCCACGCGAAACAACTTGACCGAGAAGCGGAGATTGTGTCGGCCGCTGGCGGACGAGGACGTGTTACAGTCGCAACGAACATGGCCGGGCGGGGGACCGATATTCAGCTGGGACCCGACGTCGCAGAACTTGGCGGGTTACACGTCATCGGAACAGAACTCCACGATTCCGCACGCATCGATCGACAGTTGGCTGGGCGATGCGCGAGGCAGGGCGACCCGGGAAGTTTCCGTCAATTCATGGCGATCACAGACGAAATCCTCGTGGAAGCATACCGAGAGTCCGCTCCACAAGTCGTGGCGGAACTGCAATCGGAGAAAGACCTGACGCGTGCCAGACGAGTGCTGCGTGACTGCCAACGTCGGGTGGAGTCTCGTCATGTCGGTGATCGCAAGCGGTTGTTGCACGCCATTCGTGAACGAGGCAAACTCTACGAGCGAATGGGTTTTGATCCGTTCTTGGACACTCCGGATTAA
- a CDS encoding D-sedoheptulose-7-phosphate isomerase has product MSSTPEKGPAMLGAYLNPAEYLQRCAKEFEKLDLQQTSDLANSIYQAWQDGRFVFICGNGGSGSNASHLCEDLGKSTLDPADFTNDDAKRLKVLSLTDNTPYILAWGNDEGFDRVFVEQLKNLASPGDVLIAISGSGNSANIVNAVEWANKHNLETWGITGYQGGTLQEIGQHNLHVPLDDMGMVESIHLMLFHWILNDVYARINSVGRYAGQTQSEAA; this is encoded by the coding sequence TTGTCTTCCACACCAGAGAAAGGACCAGCCATGCTCGGGGCGTATCTCAATCCGGCAGAATATTTGCAGCGTTGTGCGAAAGAATTCGAAAAACTGGATCTCCAGCAAACCAGTGACCTGGCGAATTCCATTTATCAAGCGTGGCAGGACGGCCGTTTCGTATTCATTTGCGGCAACGGCGGAAGTGGCTCGAACGCATCGCACCTTTGTGAAGACTTGGGGAAAAGCACGCTCGACCCTGCCGACTTCACCAACGACGACGCCAAACGGCTGAAAGTACTCAGCCTGACCGACAACACACCTTACATTCTTGCCTGGGGCAATGATGAAGGTTTTGATCGCGTGTTCGTCGAGCAACTGAAAAACTTGGCATCGCCGGGTGACGTGTTGATTGCCATCAGCGGCAGCGGCAACAGTGCGAACATCGTCAACGCGGTGGAATGGGCCAACAAACACAACCTGGAAACCTGGGGAATCACGGGTTATCAGGGTGGCACATTGCAAGAGATCGGCCAACACAATCTCCATGTGCCGTTGGATGACATGGGGATGGTTGAATCGATTCATCTGATGCTATTCCATTGGATTCTCAATGACGTTTACGCCCGCATCAACTCGGTCGGTCGTTATGCCGGTCAAACGCAATCAGAAGCCGCCTGA
- a CDS encoding DUF1553 domain-containing protein: MNLLITTTQFTVFFLATGLFLPGASAGEDIDFQSQVAPIFERRCLSCHNDTDSQGDLSLQTATSSWTDGVIIAGDVESSYLVHVITPVDGQAEMPKNADSLSAEEIATVRKWIASGAKWPKEVTLREPEVTDFDWWSYRRIERPKVPAIHTSWARTSIDKFIQKQLDDHGLTHAAEADRRTLIRRVTYDLIGLPPTPGEVAAFVRSSDPLAYERLVDRLLASPQYGERWARHWLDVVKYADTHGYDKDKLRPNAWPYRDYVVRALNDDKPFSRFVQEQIAGDVLFPGEPDGILGLGFLAAGPWDFIGHVEVPESKLDGKVARNLDRDDMVSNTLNTFCSVTVQCARCHNHKFDPISQENYYGLQSVFAAVDRADRVYDLDPTIERRRYELASQLADLRKQKSALETEITKAGGPRLKELQQTIAELQSARKIVKEPEFGYHSGLANQPDVEKWVEVDLGQDVAISRIVLRPCHDDFGGIGAGFGFPRRFRVQVAIDDDWHPVLDRTADNVSNPGVSAFAIENVNQTARKVRVTATKLADRSGVFILALAELQVFTDDGMNAALGAKVASLDSIEAPVRWRRQNLTDGKWATDTDPARSQQLSNFTRERDRLLKQVMTPERTSRQAKIAETITRIEEEQTSLPTGRHVYAAATQFPSRGQFHATKGKPRTVFVLNRGDVQTPGPVAVPSVLPLSSTSNGQLDSKLSEADRRAALAQWLTDRDHPLVWRSIVNRIWQYHFGHGLVATPNDFGRMGALPTHPKLLDWLAAEFRDGGQSMKQLHRLIVTSSVYRQSSEHNEANAAIDGSNQFLWRMNRRRLEAEEIRDSILAVSGAMNSQMGGPGFYLFNLEKTAHSPHYQYHKFDPTDTASHRRSIYRFVVRSQPDPWMTTLDCADSSQSTPKRSETLTSLQALSLLNNRFNLVMAERFANRLRAESPTRSEQVAQAIRLITQREPTDWEHEELVEYSNQYGLDNMCRYLFNLSEFVFLD; the protein is encoded by the coding sequence ATGAATCTATTGATTACAACAACCCAATTCACGGTGTTCTTTCTGGCGACAGGATTGTTTTTGCCGGGAGCATCGGCAGGTGAGGACATTGATTTCCAGTCGCAAGTGGCTCCGATATTTGAGCGGCGTTGTCTGAGTTGTCATAACGACACCGATTCCCAAGGGGATTTGTCGTTGCAGACGGCGACCTCGTCCTGGACCGATGGCGTGATCATTGCGGGGGATGTCGAGAGCAGTTACCTCGTCCATGTCATCACGCCCGTCGATGGTCAAGCCGAGATGCCGAAGAATGCCGATTCGCTGTCAGCGGAGGAAATCGCGACGGTTCGGAAATGGATCGCCAGTGGAGCGAAGTGGCCGAAGGAAGTCACGCTTCGAGAACCCGAGGTCACGGATTTCGATTGGTGGTCATACCGCAGGATCGAACGGCCAAAAGTTCCCGCGATCCACACGTCCTGGGCACGTACCTCGATTGACAAATTCATTCAGAAGCAGCTGGATGACCACGGTTTAACCCACGCCGCCGAAGCCGATCGCCGCACGCTCATTCGACGAGTGACGTACGATTTGATCGGCTTGCCACCAACACCGGGCGAGGTCGCCGCGTTTGTTCGAAGTTCCGACCCGTTGGCGTACGAACGGCTTGTGGATCGGTTGTTGGCGTCTCCGCAGTACGGTGAGCGTTGGGCCCGGCATTGGTTGGATGTCGTCAAATATGCCGACACGCATGGTTACGACAAGGACAAACTCCGTCCGAATGCGTGGCCGTATCGGGATTATGTCGTGCGGGCCTTGAACGACGACAAACCCTTTTCGCGGTTCGTGCAAGAGCAGATCGCCGGAGACGTGCTGTTTCCCGGCGAACCGGATGGCATCCTCGGTCTCGGATTCCTTGCCGCTGGCCCTTGGGATTTCATCGGGCATGTCGAAGTGCCCGAGAGCAAGCTCGATGGAAAAGTTGCCAGAAATCTCGATCGCGACGACATGGTGTCGAACACACTGAACACCTTCTGCAGCGTGACTGTGCAATGTGCTCGGTGTCACAATCACAAGTTCGATCCGATCTCCCAGGAAAACTATTACGGTTTGCAGTCGGTTTTTGCGGCCGTTGATCGGGCCGATCGCGTGTACGATCTCGATCCGACCATCGAACGCCGTCGCTATGAACTCGCGTCGCAACTCGCGGATCTTCGAAAACAAAAATCCGCACTGGAAACGGAAATTACGAAGGCCGGCGGACCACGGTTGAAAGAGTTGCAGCAAACGATCGCGGAGCTTCAGTCGGCTCGCAAAATCGTCAAAGAACCAGAATTCGGTTATCACAGTGGTCTTGCGAACCAACCCGATGTGGAGAAGTGGGTCGAAGTTGATTTGGGTCAAGATGTGGCAATTTCGCGGATCGTCCTGCGTCCATGTCATGATGACTTCGGCGGCATCGGGGCGGGGTTTGGTTTTCCAAGACGGTTCCGCGTGCAGGTCGCCATTGATGATGATTGGCATCCAGTTCTCGATCGAACCGCCGATAATGTTTCCAACCCCGGTGTTTCGGCGTTCGCGATTGAAAACGTCAATCAAACGGCTCGCAAGGTCCGTGTGACGGCAACGAAACTCGCCGACCGGTCTGGTGTTTTCATCTTGGCCCTTGCGGAACTTCAGGTGTTCACCGATGACGGCATGAATGCGGCATTGGGGGCGAAGGTGGCGTCGTTAGATTCGATTGAAGCCCCCGTTCGTTGGCGACGACAAAACCTGACCGATGGGAAATGGGCAACCGACACCGATCCGGCTCGCAGTCAGCAGCTTTCGAATTTCACGCGAGAACGGGATCGACTCCTCAAGCAAGTCATGACCCCCGAACGCACAAGCCGCCAAGCAAAAATTGCTGAGACCATCACCAGAATCGAAGAAGAACAAACGTCGCTGCCGACCGGTCGGCACGTGTACGCAGCGGCAACGCAGTTTCCGTCACGCGGACAGTTTCACGCTACGAAGGGCAAACCACGAACCGTCTTCGTTCTGAATCGCGGTGACGTGCAAACACCGGGACCGGTCGCGGTTCCGAGTGTGCTCCCGTTGAGTTCCACCAGCAATGGGCAACTCGATTCGAAACTCAGCGAAGCTGATCGACGAGCCGCTTTGGCCCAGTGGTTGACGGACCGCGATCACCCGTTGGTCTGGCGGTCGATTGTCAATCGAATCTGGCAGTACCATTTCGGTCATGGTCTTGTGGCCACGCCGAATGACTTCGGTCGCATGGGAGCCCTGCCGACACATCCTAAATTGCTCGATTGGCTCGCCGCCGAATTTCGCGATGGTGGTCAGTCGATGAAACAGCTGCATCGTTTGATTGTCACCAGTAGCGTCTATCGGCAGTCATCAGAACACAACGAAGCCAACGCCGCGATTGACGGCAGCAACCAATTTCTCTGGCGAATGAACCGCCGACGGTTGGAAGCAGAAGAAATTCGCGATTCGATTCTTGCGGTCAGCGGGGCGATGAATTCGCAAATGGGTGGGCCAGGGTTTTACTTGTTCAATCTCGAAAAGACAGCACACTCCCCGCATTACCAGTACCATAAGTTCGATCCAACGGACACCGCTTCACACCGCCGCAGCATTTACCGGTTCGTCGTCCGGTCCCAACCGGACCCGTGGATGACCACTCTCGACTGTGCCGACTCCTCACAAAGCACACCGAAGCGGTCGGAAACATTGACCTCACTCCAAGCCCTCTCGCTACTCAATAACCGCTTCAATTTGGTGATGGCTGAACGATTCGCCAACCGCTTGCGAGCGGAGTCGCCCACACGCTCCGAACAAGTCGCCCAGGCCATCCGGTTGATCACACAACGCGAACCCACCGATTGGGAACACGAAGAACTCGTCGAATACTCGAACCAGTACGGTTTGGACAATATGTGTCGATATTTGTTCAATCTCAGTGAATTCGTGTTTCTCGACTGA
- a CDS encoding ABC transporter permease: protein MRLRSMVWKELWQRPTPMLTSLIAVTLGVTALVAVQNLTVFSEQKISDDMASLGANVLVLPPNVTLEDYYAADMHGKTMPEEFVTRLALARMPGVENLAPKLCVDANVDGTSVTLTGILPRSEFQAKAAWQGIGIMPMSDGVGTDRGCCATTVDVEADAAPESLATMRTIAQLDERDIILGSDAATKLGKKVGDKVTVSDEEFQVLSVLPSTGTIDDSRLFAHLHSVQDLAETGPVVNVIEIMACCEDAAGDLIGELSAELPETRVITIAQVVETQVAVNRLMSRLSWVFFSILLLVGAASIASVMYANVTERRKEIGTLMALGASRGFVVRMFLGKAMVLGLAGGLGGFLGGTILAAVLGPKLLGITVQPLPELLAIGMAAATVVALAASFLPARRAAGLDPCLVFNDA, encoded by the coding sequence ATGCGACTTCGTTCAATGGTTTGGAAAGAACTCTGGCAGCGTCCCACACCGATGCTGACGAGCCTGATCGCTGTGACGCTCGGCGTCACCGCCCTGGTTGCAGTTCAAAATCTCACTGTTTTCTCGGAGCAGAAAATCTCCGACGACATGGCCTCGCTGGGAGCGAACGTACTCGTCCTCCCACCGAACGTGACTCTCGAGGACTATTACGCAGCCGATATGCACGGCAAAACCATGCCGGAAGAGTTCGTCACGCGGTTGGCACTCGCCCGTATGCCCGGCGTTGAAAACCTGGCTCCCAAGTTGTGCGTGGATGCGAATGTGGATGGCACTTCGGTGACACTGACCGGCATCCTGCCACGAAGCGAGTTTCAAGCCAAAGCCGCGTGGCAAGGCATTGGCATCATGCCGATGTCGGATGGGGTTGGGACCGATCGCGGTTGCTGCGCGACGACGGTGGATGTCGAAGCGGACGCCGCACCGGAATCGTTGGCCACCATGCGGACCATTGCCCAACTTGACGAACGTGACATCATCCTCGGAAGCGATGCGGCCACCAAACTCGGGAAGAAAGTCGGCGACAAGGTGACTGTATCCGACGAGGAATTCCAAGTTCTCTCGGTCTTGCCGTCGACCGGTACCATCGACGATTCCCGCCTATTCGCTCACCTTCACAGCGTGCAAGATTTGGCGGAAACCGGTCCAGTGGTGAACGTGATTGAGATCATGGCATGTTGCGAGGACGCGGCAGGTGATCTGATTGGTGAATTGTCCGCAGAACTGCCGGAGACCCGAGTGATCACAATCGCTCAGGTCGTCGAAACGCAAGTCGCGGTGAATCGTTTGATGTCGCGGCTTTCGTGGGTCTTCTTCTCGATTTTGCTACTCGTCGGAGCTGCGAGCATTGCCAGTGTGATGTACGCCAACGTGACGGAGCGACGCAAAGAGATCGGCACATTGATGGCACTCGGTGCCAGTCGTGGGTTTGTCGTTCGCATGTTCCTCGGCAAAGCGATGGTTCTGGGATTGGCCGGTGGTCTCGGTGGTTTTCTTGGTGGCACCATCCTCGCCGCAGTTCTCGGGCCAAAACTGTTGGGGATCACAGTGCAACCCTTGCCGGAACTGTTGGCCATCGGGATGGCGGCGGCAACCGTCGTTGCGCTCGCGGCGAGTTTCCTGCCGGCCCGTCGAGCCGCTGGACTTGATCCGTGTTTGGTGTTCAACGACGCATGA